A section of the Lujinxingia vulgaris genome encodes:
- a CDS encoding AIM24 family protein: MRLFAALTAALLKALLIVGGLMLLLFAGALVMGQAGPHLRQVVETPQRLHELQNARERDIVEAARQLGLATTHQARIVALDRQRELARAAWEEETRKELNRIAMAAHNQAQETRRTVAESRRAVEQSTRRMEARYCASLNPVDWWTCRTLRAQIERLEASAALQRQAVARSARQIETRARQDAARFRTRAEERLNASTAELEAHLQESNAALAELEASRTALLAQARSYQAEEERLRRERWLVLEFQKRWPGLLGLALLIALSPYIRRTLWYFVGLPLLTRARQVQLAPPLPASDEDGPEASPQLRCTSAERTLTLPLSPGERLLARPGYILSDRQGASTALFFDRRAPNISFISGLTLLTRLDGTQAPENTGKSDTRTPEIETPREVLLGSPHDADAYLMRVDLHDHPGLVFRASRVVAVRGDIRIEARWRLFNLHAWATSQVRFLIFSGTGSLILEGYGDVSAHTLTSPSSRAEKRQPNVLGFDTRLSYSTRRAATFLPYLLDPEREPLVVDLFEGRGTYFFEKNPAARQRHRSPAEAVAGFFLDAIRRLLGI; this comes from the coding sequence ATGCGCCTTTTTGCCGCCCTGACCGCCGCGCTGCTCAAAGCCCTGCTGATCGTGGGCGGGCTGATGCTGCTGCTCTTTGCCGGCGCGCTGGTGATGGGGCAGGCCGGACCGCATCTTCGCCAGGTCGTCGAGACCCCGCAGCGCCTTCACGAGCTTCAAAACGCCCGCGAGCGCGACATCGTCGAGGCCGCCCGACAGCTGGGGCTCGCCACCACGCACCAGGCCCGGATTGTGGCCCTCGATCGTCAGCGCGAACTCGCCCGCGCCGCCTGGGAGGAGGAGACCCGTAAAGAACTCAACCGCATCGCCATGGCCGCCCACAACCAGGCCCAGGAGACGCGCCGCACCGTCGCCGAGTCACGCCGCGCCGTCGAACAAAGCACGCGCCGCATGGAGGCCCGCTACTGCGCAAGCCTCAACCCGGTGGACTGGTGGACGTGCCGCACCCTGCGCGCCCAGATCGAGCGCCTGGAGGCCTCCGCCGCCCTGCAACGCCAGGCCGTCGCGCGCAGCGCCCGCCAGATCGAGACCCGCGCTCGCCAGGACGCCGCCCGCTTCCGCACCCGCGCCGAAGAACGCCTCAACGCCTCCACCGCCGAGCTTGAGGCCCACCTTCAAGAGAGCAACGCCGCGCTGGCCGAGCTCGAAGCCTCCCGCACCGCCCTGCTCGCGCAGGCCCGCAGCTACCAGGCCGAAGAAGAGCGCCTTCGCCGCGAGCGCTGGCTTGTGCTCGAGTTCCAAAAACGCTGGCCGGGCCTGCTTGGCCTGGCCCTGCTCATCGCGCTCTCCCCCTACATCCGCCGCACCCTCTGGTATTTTGTCGGGCTCCCGCTTTTGACCCGCGCTCGCCAGGTCCAACTTGCTCCCCCCCTTCCGGCAAGCGACGAAGACGGCCCCGAAGCCTCCCCCCAACTTCGCTGTACCTCGGCCGAACGCACCCTCACCCTGCCCCTCTCCCCCGGCGAACGCCTGCTGGCTCGGCCCGGCTACATCTTATCGGACCGCCAGGGCGCCTCCACCGCCCTCTTCTTCGACCGGCGCGCCCCCAACATCTCGTTTATCTCCGGGCTGACCTTACTCACCCGACTCGATGGCACCCAAGCCCCTGAAAACACTGGCAAATCCGACACCCGAACTCCCGAAATTGAGACTCCCCGCGAAGTCCTCCTGGGCTCCCCCCACGACGCCGACGCCTACCTGATGCGCGTCGATCTGCACGATCACCCCGGCCTTGTCTTTCGCGCCTCGCGCGTGGTCGCGGTGCGCGGCGACATCCGCATCGAAGCCCGCTGGCGCCTCTTCAACCTGCACGCCTGGGCCACCTCCCAGGTGCGTTTTCTGATCTTCAGCGGCACCGGCTCGCTCATCCTGGAGGGCTACGGCGACGTCAGCGCCCACACGCTGACCTCCCCCTCCTCCCGCGCCGAAAAACGCCAGCCCAACGTCCTCGGCTTCGACACTCGCTTGAGCTACAGCACGCGCCGCGCCGCCACCTTCCTGCCCTACCTCCTCGACCCCGAGCGCGAACCCCTGGTCGTCGATCTTTTCGAGGGACGCGGCACCTACTTCTTCGAGAAAAACCCCGCCGCTCGCCAGCGCCACCGATCGCCGGCCGAGGCCGTCGCCGGATTTTTCCTCGATGCGATCCGACGCCTTCTTGGCATCTGA